The genomic region TTCCGCGAAGTCGGTAAACAGGGGCGTTGCCGGGGCAAAGGGCAGTACGCCCTCGGCGGAAACCTGCCGGCTCGCATCGGCAAAAAAACCGAAACCCGAAAGCAGCTTCGGCGGACGCTTTGCAAGGATGGCGGCATCATCGACCGCCATGGCACTTCCTGCCGCCAGCAGGCTGCAGCAAAATGCCACCATGGCGGATGCAGCTGCACAGCGCATCAGCGATTTGCCCACAGCGCCCTCAACTGCCTGCTTCCTGCGCCAGCTTTACCGGCGCGGGCTCCGGCAGACTGCCGGCATGATCGGCGATGTTGCGCTTGGGGCTTGTGCTCCAGGGCAGCAGCAGTTGCGAGATCATCTTCAGATTGGCAAAGGTCGTATCTTCAGCTTCCTTGATGTAGATGCGGTTCTCTGCCGATACCCAGCTGAACCATTCAGGAATACGGGTGACGCCATCCCATACGATATCGGGTACCGGTTTTCCGGTAAGGTCTGAAATAAGCTTGCCCACTTCGCCCGTGTCGGGTGCGTTACCGCCATCACCATAGGTGTTGTCGTGGATGTAAACCCCGCGGGGTACGAACATGTATTCGTCATCGTCATAGTCTTCAGGATAAGCGGCGATCAGCATGTGGGTGGTCTGGTTTCCCGAAAGCCGGTTGCCAAATACATGCACATTGCGGTTTGCCATCACCATAATGCCCATGCCCTTGGGTACGATGCCGACGATGTTGCCCTCCGGGGCGAAGTTGGGCGTATCGTTGTCCACCACATCATTATCGAAAACCCGGATGTCATGGCCACCCTGCTGCGGCAGGTTGGGCAGATCGAAAATCAGGATACCGCCGGTATTGTGCGTTGCCAGATTGCCATGGACATCGGCGCGGAACGAGTTTTCGATCTCGATACCGGCAACATTGTACTCCGCCCGGTTGTTGCGAACCACAATGTCCTGGCTCTGGCCGACATAGATGCCGGCGTCCGACGCGCCGCGCACCAGCGAATTCTCGATCAGCACATTTTTTGAGGATACGGGATACAGACCATAGGCACCGTTCTTCTCATCCGGACCATTGGTCCATTCCACCCGCAGATTGCGCATGGTGATCTGGTCGCCATCCTTTGCCTTGATACCGTCGCCCCTGGTGTCTTCCACCGCAAAGTCCTCGAGGGTGACCCGGTTAGAAGTTACCAGAAGGCCTTCGCCCGCACCATCCTGCTGCTTGAAGGAAAGCACTGTGCGCTCCGGCCCGGCGCCGCGGATGGTCACGCCATCGGCATCAAGCGACAGCCCGTCCGTCAGGTTCCAGCGCCCTGCCTGCAGAATGATCGTATCGCCCTCTTCCGCCAGGATGAGCGCCTCGGCCAGTTTTTCAGGGCCGTCAAACGGCGACACGGTGATTTCTGCTGCATGAGACAGGTTCAAACCGGCGGCCAAAGCCAGTAGTGCAAACATGGTTGGCTTCACAGCCGTTTTCATCCGATAAACCTCCCAACACAAGCCGAATGTGAATGCGGGCAAATTGCTGCCTGTAACTGGCTTTGTCAACAAAAATGAAATAGTTTCATTTTTGAAAGGCAACGGATTCCAAAATGCAAGCAAATGAAAAAGTTGCGGTGAAGGATCATAAGCCGGCAGCGGTCAAGGCTTCGCCCGTGCAGCGGCGGGCCTATAAGACCCGTGCCCTGCTTTTGGAAACCGTGGAAGCGCTGGTTGCCGAAAGAGGGGCTACGGCGGTGACAACGACCGAAATTGCAGCCCGAGCTGGCGTGTCCGTGGGGACGTTGTACCGCTATTTTACCGACCGCGAAGAACTGCTTCTGGCTGCCTACGACGCAACGGTTGAGCGCATTGTCGCTGCTTGTGGGCAAGCCCTGTCGCAACTGCCTTGCGATCTTTCCATGGAAGCTGCGGCGCGAGCGTTGTTGGGAGTATATCTCGATGCGGCGGAGGCCATTCCGGCCCATGCCGGTCTGCTGAAGGCGATGCGGGCCATCCGCACCATCGAGGCCGACCAGACAGGCGCCAGCGAAATGTCGGTAGTGGGCAGCATATTCGAACCCTTTTTCGGCAAGTTCGCGCCGCAAGCGGCGGCAAACCCCGAACGGCTGCATTTCATGGCCGCCCTGATCGGCAACCTTGTCGATCTTTATCTTCTCACTTCCGGAACGCCGGAAGATCGCGCTGCCATGCGCCGCGAGGTGGAAGCCCATCTGCTGTTGGCGTTGGAACGGATGAAGAAGTCCTGACCCTAGAGCGTGTCCGGTTTAAATTAAAGCAGTTTGCATGGATGGATTTTTCGCCTCCGGCAAGGAGAATACCGCAGCGCGGTGCCTTGCCACCTCGCGAGGATTTCGACGAAGCCAGAACGCAAAAGACACCACAGCCGGGCACTTAACATCATGAATGTATCGGGTTTTCTGCAATCGTTTGAACTTGGCTCCTTGCCCTTCGGGCAGTGTCGGAAAATACTGACAGTGCCTGCACTGCGCCGCATTTTCCTCCTTGCCGAAGACCAAACTCCCGGCGCTCAAACGATTCCATTTAAGCCGGACACGCTCTAAATGTCGATACAGCCTAAGGCTTGCCGATGACTTTCCGGTCAATTCTGCCGATCTTTGCCTCATCCTTGCCGGTATAGGGCAGGGCACGCAATATGGTCCGGATCACATTGATCCGCGCGCGGCGTTTGTCATTTGAGCGCACGACTGTCCACGGCGCATGCTTTGAATGGGTTGCGGCAAACATCTGATCGCGGGCATCCGCATAGTCATCCCACTTGGTAAGCGCCTTGATGTCGATGGGCGACAGCTTCCACACCTTCACCGGATTGTGGCGCCGGTCATGAAAGCGCTTGAGCTGCATTTCCTGGCCGATGGTGAGCCAGAATTTGAAGAAGTGGATTCCTTCCCGGGTGATCATCTGTTCGAAGTCGGGAGTTTCGCGAAGGAATTTCTTGTGCTGCTCGGGCGTGCAAAAGCCCATTACCGGTTCAACCCCGGCCCGATTGTACCAGGAACGGTCAAACAGCACCATTTCTCCCGTGGTGGGAAAGTGGTCCACATATCGCTGGTAATACCATTGTCCCTGCTCGACGTCCGACGGCTTTGACAGCGCCACCGCACGGACCCGGCGGGGATTGAGATTTTCGCGAATCGCGCCGATCGTACCGCCCTTGCCCGCGGCATCGCGCCCTTCAAACAGCGCTATAACCCGCTCGCCGCTTTCCTCCAGCCAGTAGAGCACTTTGACCAGCTCGGCCTGCAGGTCGTCCAGCGTCTCCTCATATACCTTGCGCTTCAGCTTTCGTTTGTGGGGATACCCATCGCTCGCAAAGGCGTTGTCCTTTACCCAGTCTGGCAGCACCGGATTGTCGAGATCGAAACGCCGGCGCTTGCCTTCCATGTTGAGCGTAACGACGGGGGCGTCAGGAATGTCCAATGAAAACTCCCGGGTTGAAACGTTTTTCAGCCCCGGAGTAAGCCACACGCTGACAGGTTTGGCAAAGATTTGGTGTGCAAGCAAATTCCGCACACCAACTCACACTTTCCTGCTCACGCTGCCAGGCAAAGATCGATCAAGCCATGGATTAGAAGGCGTTGAAGCCCGAGGATGATGACAGCTGTTTGGGGGCACCTGTCTTGCTGGCAGCTCTTTGCCGCCGCTCGGCCGCCGGCTGATAGGCCAGCCGGCAATGGTATTCGCAATAAGGATCGCTTTCGCGCACTTTCACGCCGCAAAAGCCGAAATCCGCTTCCTGCGGATCGCCGACAGGAAACTTGCAGGTCTGTTCGGTAAGCTGGAGTAGATCCAGCATCAGAAGGTCGGGTTTTTCAATGTCCGGCAGCTCGGCAGCCGGGCGCGGACTGGCGGTATTTGCAGATCCGGCTTTTGCATTGTTGACGGACTTTGCTTTTGTTCCGCCATTTGTTCTTGCAGTGGCTGTCTTGCGCCGTGGCGCACCGGTAGCCGTGCCCTTGTTGCGCCCGGACAGGCCGAGACGGTGAATCTTGCCGATCACCGCATTTCGGGTAACACCGCCCAGTTCCGCCGCGATCTGGCTTGCACTCAGGCCTTCTGTCCAGAGCTTTCGCAACACATCGACCCGCTCATCCGTCCATGACATGGTTGAAAAATCCTGTTCTTAGCCGCAATCAGAGATAGCAACGCCGGATACACCCGGCGCGAGCCGATACTCGTCAAATTTTCTGTTTTTCCGGATGCCCACTTTTCCCGGAACGTTGAAAATCCTAGCGTAGGGCTTGACTCGGTGACAAGGCGAAGGGGTGCAATAAGAATCGATTTTTCAGTTTATCCCCATATTCGGGAATCCAATTTCACAATCCTGTGGAAAGCAGAATCGGATTTACGGATTGACTTGTGCCTTGCAGGGCATTTGTGAAGCAGCATTTGATCTGCCGGGTGCCTGCTGTTTGTTCTGACGGTGTCGGCTGGCAGACATTTGACAATTGCCACCGGCAGCGCGATATAAACCCGGTAATCAAGTGCAGCTCGCCCGGTGGGGCGGGCTGTTTGCTTTCCCGGGCAGTTTTGAGCGGTCTGGGCGGGCCCTATGCGACAACAATTTGGATGGCCAGAACGCAAACCGGCGCTCTGGTGCATTTCACGTTCCGGAGCACTCCAATGAGCGCTGAAAAACACACCTTCTCCACCTATGCGCAACCCGAAATCGAGTTCGTGCGTGGCGAAGGTACTCATCTGTATGACAATCAGGGCAACGAGTATCTGGATCTGACCGCCGGTATTGCCGTCAATGC from Salaquimonas pukyongi harbors:
- a CDS encoding GcrA family cell cycle regulator, which produces MSWTDERVDVLRKLWTEGLSASQIAAELGGVTRNAVIGKIHRLGLSGRNKGTATGAPRRKTATARTNGGTKAKSVNNAKAGSANTASPRPAAELPDIEKPDLLMLDLLQLTEQTCKFPVGDPQEADFGFCGVKVRESDPYCEYHCRLAYQPAAERRQRAASKTGAPKQLSSSSGFNAF
- a CDS encoding TetR/AcrR family transcriptional regulator, with protein sequence MKDHKPAAVKASPVQRRAYKTRALLLETVEALVAERGATAVTTTEIAARAGVSVGTLYRYFTDREELLLAAYDATVERIVAACGQALSQLPCDLSMEAAARALLGVYLDAAEAIPAHAGLLKAMRAIRTIEADQTGASEMSVVGSIFEPFFGKFAPQAAANPERLHFMAALIGNLVDLYLLTSGTPEDRAAMRREVEAHLLLALERMKKS
- a CDS encoding parallel beta-helix domain-containing protein produces the protein MKTAVKPTMFALLALAAGLNLSHAAEITVSPFDGPEKLAEALILAEEGDTIILQAGRWNLTDGLSLDADGVTIRGAGPERTVLSFKQQDGAGEGLLVTSNRVTLEDFAVEDTRGDGIKAKDGDQITMRNLRVEWTNGPDEKNGAYGLYPVSSKNVLIENSLVRGASDAGIYVGQSQDIVVRNNRAEYNVAGIEIENSFRADVHGNLATHNTGGILIFDLPNLPQQGGHDIRVFDNDVVDNDTPNFAPEGNIVGIVPKGMGIMVMANRNVHVFGNRLSGNQTTHMLIAAYPEDYDDDEYMFVPRGVYIHDNTYGDGGNAPDTGEVGKLISDLTGKPVPDIVWDGVTRIPEWFSWVSAENRIYIKEAEDTTFANLKMISQLLLPWSTSPKRNIADHAGSLPEPAPVKLAQEAGS
- the ppk2 gene encoding polyphosphate kinase 2, which gives rise to MDIPDAPVVTLNMEGKRRRFDLDNPVLPDWVKDNAFASDGYPHKRKLKRKVYEETLDDLQAELVKVLYWLEESGERVIALFEGRDAAGKGGTIGAIRENLNPRRVRAVALSKPSDVEQGQWYYQRYVDHFPTTGEMVLFDRSWYNRAGVEPVMGFCTPEQHKKFLRETPDFEQMITREGIHFFKFWLTIGQEMQLKRFHDRRHNPVKVWKLSPIDIKALTKWDDYADARDQMFAATHSKHAPWTVVRSNDKRRARINVIRTILRALPYTGKDEAKIGRIDRKVIGKP